A region from the Nocardioides coralli genome encodes:
- a CDS encoding heavy-metal-associated domain-containing protein produces MCTACSCSTDTTTDTTADAGTGSSTSAGEVSQYTVIGMTCGHCVSSVTEEIQQIDGVRDVAVDLTTGAVTVTADQPVPADAVTTAVREAGYQVA; encoded by the coding sequence ATGTGCACCGCATGCTCCTGCTCCACTGACACCACGACCGACACGACCGCCGACGCCGGCACGGGCTCCAGCACCAGCGCCGGTGAGGTCAGCCAGTACACGGTGATCGGGATGACCTGCGGCCACTGCGTCAGCTCGGTCACCGAGGAGATCCAGCAGATCGACGGCGTCCGAGACGTCGCCGTGGACCTGACCACCGGTGCGGTCACCGTGACCGCCGACCAGCCTGTCCCCGCCGACGCCGTCACCACGGCCGTGCGGGAGGCCGGCTACCAGGTCGCATGA
- a CDS encoding metal-sensitive transcriptional regulator encodes MSATPHITVDSATAIETDTTTPGYLTRQADYQRRLRRVEGQVRGITRMVDQEAYCIDILTQISAATKALEAVALGLLDEHLRHCVAGAAHLGGPAAEAKVSEASDAIARLVRS; translated from the coding sequence ATGAGCGCGACCCCGCACATCACCGTCGACTCAGCCACCGCGATCGAGACCGACACGACCACGCCGGGCTACCTGACCCGACAAGCCGACTATCAGCGGCGGCTACGCCGGGTCGAGGGCCAGGTTCGCGGCATCACCCGGATGGTGGACCAGGAGGCCTACTGCATCGACATCCTCACCCAGATCTCCGCCGCCACCAAGGCCCTCGAAGCGGTCGCCCTCGGTCTGCTCGACGAGCACCTGCGGCACTGCGTCGCCGGTGCCGCCCACCTCGGCGGCCCCGCCGCCGAGGCCAAGGTCAGCGAAGCGTCCGACGCCATCGCCAGGCTCGTCCGCTCCTGA
- a CDS encoding heavy metal translocating P-type ATPase, with product MFRRLFWGSLVLAVPAVLLSPMFADLLGYSLPDLPGIDWVSPALGTVLYGWYGRPFLTGAVSEIRARQPGMMLLVALAITVAFTASWGATLGLLAHHLDFWWELALLVVIMLLGHWIEMRSLARTTSALDSLAALLPDEAERVEGEEVVTVNPADLVLGDVVIVRPGGSVPADGRVVEGSASMDEAMITGESKSVRRTVGDAVVAGTVATDSGLRIEVTAIGEETALAGIQKLVADAQASGSRAQRLADIAAGWLFWFALGAALITAVVWTLIGMPDEGVIRTITVLVIACPHALGLAIPLVISISTERAARGGVLVKDRLQMESMRSVDSILFDKTGTLTKGQPTVTAVEPANDAHLDADALLALAAAAESDSEHPLARAIVRAAKEQHLTVHAGSDFSSSPAVGVSATVEGAKVHVGGPALLDQVDGTELDVAEQWRTEGAIILHVVVDGTVAGALRLADEIRPESRAAVEALHTRGVEVVMITGDAEAVAASVADELGIDRYYAGVRPEDKSATVAALQAEGRKVAMVGDGVNDAPALAQADVGIAIGAGTDVAIGSAGIILASDDPRSVISLIDLSKATYRKSLQNLAWGAGYNLAAVPLAAGVLAPIGFLLPMSVGAVLMSASTVVVALNAQLLRRLDLSPDAAAPLSETPAGSHTEDPDRIEANA from the coding sequence ATGTTCCGCCGACTGTTCTGGGGATCGCTGGTGCTGGCCGTCCCCGCGGTCCTGCTCTCGCCGATGTTCGCCGACCTGCTGGGCTACTCCCTGCCCGACCTGCCCGGGATCGACTGGGTCTCCCCGGCGCTGGGTACCGTGCTCTACGGCTGGTACGGCCGACCCTTCCTGACCGGCGCCGTCTCGGAGATCCGAGCCCGACAGCCCGGCATGATGCTGCTGGTCGCCCTGGCAATCACCGTCGCGTTTACCGCCTCCTGGGGCGCCACCCTCGGGTTGTTGGCCCACCACCTCGACTTCTGGTGGGAGCTGGCGCTGCTGGTGGTCATCATGCTGCTGGGCCACTGGATCGAGATGCGGTCCCTGGCCCGGACCACCTCCGCATTGGACTCCCTCGCCGCGCTGCTGCCCGACGAGGCCGAACGGGTCGAGGGCGAGGAGGTCGTCACCGTCAACCCCGCCGACCTCGTCCTCGGCGACGTGGTGATCGTCCGACCCGGCGGCAGCGTCCCGGCCGACGGACGCGTCGTCGAGGGATCGGCGTCGATGGACGAGGCGATGATCACCGGCGAGTCCAAGTCGGTACGCCGCACCGTCGGTGATGCCGTGGTCGCCGGCACGGTCGCCACCGACTCCGGCCTGCGGATCGAGGTCACCGCGATCGGGGAGGAGACCGCTCTGGCCGGCATCCAGAAGCTGGTCGCCGACGCGCAGGCCTCCGGTTCACGGGCGCAGCGGCTGGCCGACATCGCGGCTGGTTGGCTGTTCTGGTTCGCCCTCGGCGCCGCCCTGATCACCGCCGTCGTGTGGACCCTGATCGGAATGCCCGACGAAGGCGTCATCCGCACCATCACCGTCCTGGTCATCGCCTGCCCCCACGCCCTCGGCCTGGCCATCCCGCTCGTCATCTCGATCTCCACCGAGCGCGCGGCACGTGGGGGAGTGCTGGTCAAGGATCGGCTGCAGATGGAGTCGATGCGCAGCGTCGACAGCATCCTGTTCGACAAGACCGGCACCCTGACCAAGGGTCAGCCCACCGTGACTGCCGTCGAGCCCGCCAACGATGCCCACCTCGACGCGGATGCCTTGCTGGCACTAGCCGCGGCTGCCGAGTCGGACTCCGAGCACCCGCTTGCCCGCGCGATCGTCCGCGCCGCGAAGGAGCAACACCTGACCGTGCACGCCGGGAGCGACTTCAGCTCATCCCCGGCGGTCGGAGTCTCCGCGACCGTCGAGGGAGCAAAGGTGCATGTCGGCGGTCCGGCGCTGCTGGACCAGGTCGACGGCACCGAGCTCGACGTCGCCGAGCAGTGGCGGACCGAGGGCGCGATCATCCTGCACGTCGTCGTCGACGGCACCGTCGCCGGCGCACTCCGGCTCGCCGACGAGATCCGACCCGAGTCCCGCGCCGCCGTCGAGGCCCTGCACACCCGCGGCGTCGAGGTCGTGATGATCACCGGCGACGCCGAGGCCGTCGCCGCCTCGGTCGCCGACGAGCTCGGCATCGACCGCTACTACGCCGGCGTACGACCCGAGGACAAGTCCGCCACGGTCGCCGCACTCCAGGCCGAAGGCCGCAAGGTCGCGATGGTCGGGGACGGCGTCAACGACGCCCCCGCCCTGGCCCAGGCCGACGTCGGCATCGCGATCGGCGCCGGCACCGACGTCGCCATCGGCTCCGCCGGCATCATCCTCGCCTCCGACGACCCCCGCTCGGTGATCTCGCTCATCGACCTGTCCAAGGCGACCTACCGCAAGAGCCTGCAGAATCTGGCCTGGGGCGCCGGCTACAACCTCGCCGCCGTGCCCCTCGCCGCCGGTGTGCTGGCACCCATCGGGTTCCTGCTGCCCATGTCGGTCGGCGCGGTCCTGATGTCCGCCTCCACGGTCGTGGTCGCCCTCAACGCACAACTGCTGCGCCGACTCGACCTCAGCCCCGACGCCGCAGCGCCGTTGAGCGAGACGCCAGCCGGCTCACACACCGAGGACCCGGACCGGATCGAGGCGAACGCATGA
- a CDS encoding heavy-metal-associated domain-containing protein, producing the protein MPQSQTYTVTGMTCGHCVASVTEEVGEIACVSEVSVVLETGEVTVSSDQGVADDSVRAAVEEADYQLA; encoded by the coding sequence ATGCCACAGAGCCAGACCTACACCGTGACCGGGATGACCTGCGGCCACTGCGTCGCCTCGGTGACCGAGGAGGTGGGGGAGATCGCCTGCGTCAGCGAGGTTTCGGTGGTTCTGGAGACCGGAGAGGTGACCGTCTCCAGCGACCAGGGCGTGGCCGACGACTCTGTTCGTGCGGCCGTGGAGGAAGCCGACTACCAACTCGCGTGA
- a CDS encoding metal-sensitive transcriptional regulator encodes MESESQHGYLHEKDAYLKRLRRIEGQARGLQRMVEEEQYCIDILTQVSAMTKALQSVALGLLDEHIAHCVADAVREGGPEAEVKLKEASDAIARLVRS; translated from the coding sequence ATGGAGTCGGAGAGCCAGCACGGCTACCTGCACGAGAAGGACGCCTACCTGAAGCGGCTGCGCCGGATCGAGGGCCAGGCGCGCGGTCTGCAACGCATGGTCGAGGAGGAGCAGTACTGCATCGACATCCTCACCCAGGTCTCGGCGATGACGAAAGCCCTGCAATCCGTCGCTCTGGGTCTGCTGGACGAGCACATCGCCCATTGCGTCGCCGACGCCGTCCGAGAGGGTGGGCCGGAGGCCGAGGTCAAGCTCAAGGAGGCCTCCGACGCCATCGCACGCCTGGTCCGATCCTGA
- a CDS encoding DUF305 domain-containing protein, with product MNNAKTLKLAAPLLALGLALTACGGTDSDTEAAPADHNDQDVAFATEMIPHHAQAVEMSEIAAANAESPEVRDLAEDISAAQGPEIEVMSSWLDAWGEDVPDTDGGMGGMNHGGSDDMGGMEDMPGMMSSDEMGDLESASGSEFDTMFLTMMIEHHEGAIEMAQTQQDEGEYPEAVDLAETIEETQTEEIQTMEDLLESR from the coding sequence ATGAACAACGCCAAGACCCTGAAGCTCGCCGCTCCCCTGCTCGCACTCGGGCTCGCCTTGACCGCATGCGGCGGAACAGACAGCGACACCGAGGCGGCTCCGGCCGACCACAATGACCAGGACGTCGCTTTCGCAACCGAGATGATCCCGCACCACGCCCAAGCCGTGGAGATGTCCGAGATCGCCGCCGCCAACGCCGAGTCCCCAGAGGTCAGGGACCTGGCCGAGGACATCAGTGCCGCTCAGGGCCCGGAGATCGAGGTGATGAGCTCCTGGCTCGACGCCTGGGGTGAGGACGTGCCCGACACCGACGGCGGTATGGGCGGCATGAACCATGGCGGGTCGGACGACATGGGAGGCATGGAGGACATGCCGGGAATGATGTCCTCGGACGAGATGGGCGACTTGGAGTCCGCCTCCGGCTCAGAGTTCGACACGATGTTCCTGACCATGATGATCGAGCACCACGAGGGAGCGATCGAGATGGCTCAGACCCAGCAGGACGAGGGCGAGTACCCCGAAGCCGTCGACCTCGCCGAGACCATCGAAGAGACCCAGACCGAGGAAATCCAGACGATGGAGGACCTGCTCGAGTCGCGATAG
- a CDS encoding cytochrome d ubiquinol oxidase subunit II yields the protein MSLEVGVAAAMFAGVIAYAVLGGADFGSGFFDLTAGNSRRGAELRTLVDHSIGPVWEANHVWLIYVLVIWWTGFPESFAAAMSTLALPLLIALLGIVLRGASFAFRKYSATLGQARLFGVIFAVSSIITPFFLGTVAGAIASGRVPADGTGDRWSSWLNPTSVFGGVIAVGTCAFLAGVFLAADAHRSRRIRLTEELRTRALAVGLATGAVVFAALVPILQDAPVLSEGLTGRAAPLVVLSAVAGVATVVLLWRRRYSVARGPAVVAVAAVVSGWGVGQYPWLLVGEVTISEAAGAPATLQGLLVAVSVAVVLVLPPLIYLLRLTQSEAWANH from the coding sequence GTGAGCCTGGAGGTCGGGGTCGCCGCCGCGATGTTCGCTGGCGTCATCGCCTACGCCGTGCTGGGTGGCGCCGACTTCGGGTCGGGCTTCTTCGACCTGACGGCCGGCAACAGTCGCCGCGGTGCCGAGCTCCGAACCCTGGTGGACCACAGCATCGGGCCGGTGTGGGAGGCCAACCACGTGTGGTTGATCTACGTGCTGGTCATCTGGTGGACCGGCTTCCCGGAGTCGTTCGCCGCCGCAATGTCGACCCTCGCACTACCGCTACTGATCGCGCTGCTCGGCATCGTGCTTCGCGGCGCCAGCTTCGCCTTCCGCAAGTACTCCGCCACGCTCGGTCAGGCCCGGCTGTTCGGCGTCATCTTCGCCGTGTCCTCGATCATCACCCCGTTCTTCCTTGGGACGGTCGCTGGTGCCATCGCCTCGGGCCGGGTGCCCGCGGACGGGACGGGTGACCGGTGGTCGTCGTGGCTCAACCCGACCTCGGTGTTCGGCGGTGTGATCGCCGTCGGCACCTGCGCGTTCCTGGCGGGCGTCTTCCTCGCCGCCGACGCACACCGCAGCCGTCGTATCCGGCTCACCGAGGAACTGCGGACACGGGCCCTCGCCGTGGGCCTGGCCACGGGCGCGGTGGTGTTCGCAGCACTGGTGCCCATCCTCCAGGACGCTCCGGTCCTGAGTGAAGGACTGACCGGCCGCGCCGCTCCGCTGGTGGTGCTCTCGGCGGTTGCGGGGGTCGCCACGGTGGTGCTGCTGTGGCGTCGGCGCTATTCGGTGGCTCGCGGGCCGGCGGTCGTCGCGGTCGCCGCGGTGGTCTCGGGGTGGGGAGTCGGTCAGTACCCGTGGCTGCTCGTCGGCGAGGTGACCATTAGCGAGGCCGCCGGTGCTCCGGCGACACTGCAGGGGCTGCTCGTCGCCGTGAGCGTCGCGGTGGTCCTGGTCCTCCCGCCGTTGATCTACCTGCTGCGACTCACCCAGAGCGAGGCGTGGGCGAACCACTGA
- a CDS encoding cytochrome ubiquinol oxidase subunit I — MLTPELVLDAVVQAAPSAAEPAGLLPARQQMALSLGWHIVLACFGVAFPAMIFVMHLRGIRRQDQVSLTLAQRWAKVSAVLFAIGAVSGTVLSFEMGLLWPGLMGTYGDVLGLPFAFEGLAFFLEAIFLGIYLYGWGRMPPGRHVLMVLPMAVTGIVGAYCVVAVNAWMNVPTGFRIAGGEVTDVQPWAVLFNQHAFLQFAHMWVGAYMVAGFSVAGVYAVGMLRGRRDSHHRLGFMVPFVFASVAAVTQPFVGHVLGAGLDERQPAKLAAFELAETTESPSPLRLGGVLVDGEVVGALDIPVLGSLIAMNSLDEPVPGLDTIPEEDRPPVNITHLAFQTMVGIGTLLAAGVAWFWMQRRRGHDLLRKKWFLRAAAAAGPLAVIALEAGWVATEVGRQPWVVYGVMRTPEAVGDYTSALWWLLGISTVIYTAMTVGAVVVLRSMARRWRGGETDLPSPYAPEAQEASQ; from the coding sequence GTGCTGACCCCCGAGCTTGTCCTCGACGCCGTCGTCCAAGCCGCGCCTTCTGCAGCCGAACCCGCAGGGCTGCTCCCGGCCCGGCAGCAGATGGCGCTGTCGCTGGGGTGGCACATCGTGCTGGCCTGCTTTGGCGTCGCATTCCCGGCGATGATCTTTGTGATGCACCTGCGGGGAATTCGACGACAGGATCAGGTGTCGCTCACCCTCGCTCAGAGATGGGCGAAGGTGTCGGCGGTCCTGTTCGCGATCGGCGCGGTATCGGGCACGGTCCTCAGCTTCGAGATGGGGTTGTTGTGGCCCGGGCTGATGGGCACCTACGGCGACGTGCTCGGCCTGCCCTTCGCCTTCGAAGGCCTGGCCTTCTTCCTCGAGGCGATCTTCCTGGGCATCTACCTCTACGGCTGGGGTCGGATGCCGCCTGGTCGACACGTCCTGATGGTCCTGCCGATGGCGGTGACCGGCATCGTCGGCGCCTACTGCGTGGTCGCCGTCAACGCCTGGATGAACGTGCCGACCGGCTTCCGGATCGCCGGCGGCGAGGTCACCGACGTCCAGCCGTGGGCGGTGCTGTTCAACCAGCACGCCTTCCTCCAGTTCGCCCACATGTGGGTCGGCGCCTACATGGTGGCGGGGTTCAGCGTCGCCGGCGTCTACGCGGTCGGGATGCTGCGCGGGCGTCGCGACAGCCACCACCGGCTGGGATTCATGGTGCCGTTCGTGTTCGCCTCCGTTGCCGCGGTCACTCAGCCGTTCGTCGGACACGTCCTCGGCGCTGGTCTCGATGAGCGGCAACCCGCGAAGCTGGCGGCGTTCGAGCTCGCGGAGACGACGGAGAGTCCGTCACCGCTACGGCTCGGCGGCGTGCTGGTCGACGGCGAGGTCGTGGGTGCGCTCGACATCCCGGTCCTTGGCTCGCTGATCGCCATGAACTCGCTGGACGAGCCGGTGCCCGGCCTCGACACGATCCCCGAGGAGGACCGGCCACCAGTCAACATCACCCATCTCGCCTTTCAGACCATGGTCGGGATCGGCACGCTGCTCGCTGCCGGAGTCGCCTGGTTCTGGATGCAGCGGCGGCGCGGGCACGACCTCCTGAGGAAGAAGTGGTTCCTGCGTGCCGCGGCGGCCGCGGGACCGCTCGCCGTGATCGCCCTCGAGGCCGGATGGGTGGCCACGGAGGTCGGCCGACAACCCTGGGTCGTGTACGGCGTGATGCGCACGCCCGAGGCCGTCGGCGACTACACCTCGGCCCTGTGGTGGCTGCTCGGCATCTCGACGGTCATCTACACAGCGATGACCGTCGGTGCCGTCGTGGTGTTGAGGTCGATGGCCCGCCGATGGCGAGGCGGCGAGACCGACCTACCCAGCCCGTACGCCCCCGAGGCGCAGGAGGCGAGCCAGTGA
- a CDS encoding cation diffusion facilitator family transporter: MGAGHGHGHAGGRHRWRLALAFGLVASFFGVELAVGLISGSLALISDAGHMAADVVALGAALVATKIATRPDATGRRTYGSYRAEVFASGLTVLIMLGVSVYVVLEAIGRIGETIEISFGPMMVVGALGLIINLVCLFLLRGGARESINVKGAYLEVMADAAGSVGVLVAGLLVGLTGAGVWDTVVAVAIGLFVAVRAVILGREVLAVLGQHAPHDVDLDAIVEDLEGLPGVAEVHDLHAWTLTSGMNVATAHLVVTDGADTQTVLTGAQAALRDAHGIEHATLQVEVDPSRECHEATW, from the coding sequence ATGGGCGCCGGCCACGGACACGGACACGCCGGCGGGCGTCACCGGTGGCGCCTCGCGTTGGCGTTCGGTCTGGTCGCGAGCTTCTTCGGGGTCGAGCTGGCCGTCGGACTCATCAGCGGCTCGTTGGCGCTGATCTCCGACGCTGGTCACATGGCAGCTGATGTGGTGGCCCTGGGGGCAGCACTTGTTGCCACCAAGATCGCGACCCGCCCCGATGCGACGGGACGTCGCACCTACGGCTCCTACCGCGCCGAGGTCTTCGCCTCGGGACTGACCGTCCTGATCATGCTCGGAGTGTCGGTCTATGTGGTGCTCGAGGCCATCGGCCGGATCGGAGAGACCATCGAGATCTCCTTCGGGCCGATGATGGTCGTCGGTGCCCTCGGCCTGATCATCAACCTCGTCTGCCTGTTTCTCTTGCGTGGCGGTGCTCGGGAGTCGATCAACGTCAAGGGGGCCTACCTCGAGGTGATGGCCGACGCTGCAGGCAGCGTCGGCGTTCTCGTCGCCGGGCTGCTCGTTGGGCTCACCGGCGCGGGGGTGTGGGACACCGTGGTGGCTGTGGCCATTGGCCTCTTCGTTGCCGTCCGTGCCGTCATCCTCGGCCGGGAGGTACTCGCCGTTCTGGGCCAGCATGCACCCCACGACGTCGACCTCGACGCGATTGTGGAGGACCTTGAGGGGCTGCCCGGCGTCGCGGAGGTCCACGATCTTCACGCCTGGACGCTTACCTCGGGCATGAACGTCGCCACGGCCCATCTCGTGGTGACAGACGGCGCCGACACCCAAACAGTGCTCACCGGTGCCCAGGCGGCACTGCGTGACGCGCACGGCATCGAGCACGCGACCCTTCAGGTCGAGGTGGATCCCTCCCGCGAGTGTCATGAGGCAACCTGGTGA
- a CDS encoding ArsR/SmtB family transcription factor, producing the protein MIHRGWRSWPTSTSAPHRVVDLVDHLGLAQSTVSKHLACLRDCGLVQSRPRGRASVFSLTPGVPVRDVLLAADRVLATTGEAVTDCPTAGGVL; encoded by the coding sequence GTGATCCATCGCGGCTGGCGATCCTGGCCCACCTCCACCTCGGCCCCCCACCGCGTGGTCGACCTCGTGGATCACCTCGGCCTCGCGCAGTCCACCGTGTCCAAGCACCTGGCGTGCCTGCGCGACTGTGGTCTGGTGCAGTCACGGCCCCGCGGACGTGCGTCCGTCTTCTCGTTGACCCCGGGGGTCCCCGTGCGCGACGTGCTGCTGGCCGCAGATCGGGTCCTCGCGACCACCGGCGAGGCTGTCACCGATTGCCCGACGGCCGGGGGTGTCCTCTGA
- a CDS encoding DsbA family protein gives MRKQTKGALGAGAIVVAVLATLLLVGQAGEDDGGAAAVDTPAQESAVVREDSRILGEEGTSDVTFVEFLDFECEACRAAYPVVEDLRAQYAGEVTFVIRYFPLPGHFNSERAARAVESAARQGELEAMYSKMYETQESWGESQEPQDELFRSFAEDIGLDMEQYDADYTSDEVADRVARDLEDGTTLGVQGTPTFYVDGELFQPETVEDFSTALDDALAE, from the coding sequence GTGCGTAAGCAGACCAAGGGAGCCCTCGGGGCCGGCGCGATCGTGGTGGCCGTGCTGGCAACCCTGCTGCTCGTGGGGCAGGCCGGTGAGGACGACGGCGGCGCAGCCGCGGTGGACACGCCGGCCCAGGAGAGCGCCGTTGTTCGCGAGGACAGCCGCATCCTCGGCGAGGAGGGGACCAGCGACGTCACGTTCGTCGAGTTCCTCGACTTCGAGTGTGAGGCCTGCCGGGCGGCTTATCCGGTGGTCGAGGACCTACGTGCGCAGTACGCGGGCGAGGTCACGTTCGTCATCCGCTACTTCCCGTTGCCGGGGCACTTCAACTCCGAGCGTGCCGCGCGGGCCGTCGAGTCCGCGGCTCGGCAGGGCGAGCTCGAGGCGATGTACAGCAAGATGTACGAGACGCAGGAGAGCTGGGGCGAGTCACAGGAACCGCAGGACGAGCTCTTCCGCAGCTTCGCGGAAGACATCGGACTCGACATGGAGCAGTACGACGCCGACTACACCTCCGACGAGGTCGCCGACCGGGTGGCCCGCGACCTCGAGGACGGCACCACGCTCGGCGTGCAGGGGACGCCGACCTTCTACGTCGACGGCGAGCTCTTCCAGCCGGAGACGGTGGAGGACTTCTCGACCGCCCTCGACGACGCGCTCGCCGAGTGA
- a CDS encoding vitamin K epoxide reductase family protein, protein MTQDRRLPAGLILGGLVGLIASAVLLIERIRVGEDSDYVPTCSINPIISCGSIMESAQASLLGFPNPIIGVAAFPVVVATGAALLGGARLPRWYWLGLQVGVTAALGLVAWLVFQSLYRIGALCPYCMVVWVVVIPTFWYVTLRNLASGAFGQKAASAPGTTVMREWHAPVLLAAYLLVGVLITVRFWSYWSTLL, encoded by the coding sequence GTGACCCAGGATCGCAGGCTCCCCGCAGGCCTCATCCTCGGCGGCCTGGTGGGCCTGATCGCCTCGGCGGTGCTGTTGATCGAGCGGATCCGGGTGGGCGAGGACAGCGATTACGTCCCCACCTGCAGCATCAACCCGATCATCAGCTGCGGCTCGATCATGGAGTCGGCACAGGCTTCCCTGCTCGGCTTCCCGAACCCGATCATCGGGGTGGCCGCCTTCCCGGTCGTGGTGGCCACCGGCGCCGCATTGCTGGGCGGCGCACGACTCCCCCGCTGGTACTGGCTCGGCCTCCAAGTCGGCGTGACCGCGGCGCTGGGACTGGTGGCGTGGCTCGTGTTCCAGAGCCTCTACCGGATTGGGGCGTTGTGCCCCTACTGCATGGTCGTGTGGGTGGTGGTGATTCCCACGTTCTGGTACGTGACGCTGCGCAACCTCGCGAGCGGGGCGTTCGGGCAGAAGGCAGCGTCAGCCCCCGGGACCACCGTGATGCGGGAGTGGCACGCGCCGGTCTTGCTGGCGGCCTACCTGCTGGTGGGCGTCCTCATCACGGTCCGGTTCTGGTCCTACTGGTCCACGCTGCTGTGA
- a CDS encoding cytochrome c biogenesis CcdA family protein → MIGDLQGTVLDGSLLAALPVALAAGLLSFFTPCSLPLVPGYLSYVAGMAGAESEVTRELRGGRPARRSRTVLGAALFVLGFAVVFTSYGVAFGSLGSLLLAHQETIWRVAGGFTIVLGLLFAGGAGRLPLLGRTARPRVTPQLGLAGAPLLGAVFAVGWTPCIGPALAAVLTLSTTSATAERGAVLSLAYALGLGLPFLLAAVSLTRAMRVFAWVRHRSVWITRGGGAMLVAVGVLQVSGVWSELVASIQTLVAGWQAPL, encoded by the coding sequence ATGATCGGCGATCTGCAGGGGACTGTCCTTGACGGCTCTCTGTTGGCCGCGCTGCCCGTCGCACTCGCCGCGGGACTCCTGTCCTTCTTCACCCCGTGCTCCCTGCCGCTGGTGCCGGGGTATCTCTCCTACGTCGCGGGGATGGCCGGCGCGGAGTCCGAGGTGACGCGCGAGTTGCGTGGGGGTCGTCCGGCGCGCCGTTCCAGGACGGTGCTCGGCGCGGCCCTGTTCGTGTTGGGGTTCGCCGTGGTGTTCACCAGCTACGGGGTGGCGTTCGGCTCATTGGGATCGCTGCTGTTGGCCCACCAGGAGACGATCTGGCGGGTCGCAGGCGGGTTCACAATCGTCTTGGGGCTGCTGTTTGCCGGCGGCGCGGGTCGGCTTCCGTTGCTCGGCCGCACGGCGCGGCCGCGAGTGACCCCGCAACTCGGGCTGGCCGGCGCGCCACTGCTGGGTGCGGTGTTCGCGGTCGGCTGGACCCCGTGTATCGGTCCCGCCCTGGCTGCCGTGCTGACCCTCTCCACGACGTCGGCCACCGCCGAGAGGGGAGCCGTCCTGTCTCTCGCCTATGCCTTGGGGCTCGGGCTGCCCTTCCTGCTCGCCGCAGTCTCGCTGACGCGGGCGATGAGAGTGTTCGCCTGGGTGAGGCACCGCTCCGTGTGGATCACCCGTGGCGGCGGCGCCATGTTGGTCGCCGTCGGCGTGCTGCAGGTCTCAGGCGTCTGGTCGGAACTCGTGGCCTCCATACAGACCCTGGTTGCCGGCTGGCAGGCCCCGCTTTGA
- a CDS encoding TlpA family protein disulfide reductase, which yields MKSIKGFIVLLAAIGLTLAAVAWWTSLSRSGTSTPGSTKGSFDGTDVVQQYEPEDRRPLTRFTASLLDGSQFDSDDLLGRPAVVNVWGSWCGPCRAEAPALARVARDLEGRVRFLGLNVRDSPDAARAFERAFEVPYPSVHPDDSARAILAFGGALTATAVPTTVVLDSDGRIAARVVGQVDYSTLSGLVTDVLELPTGPANGSKR from the coding sequence TTGAAGTCCATCAAGGGGTTCATCGTCCTTCTCGCCGCCATCGGCCTCACCCTCGCCGCAGTCGCGTGGTGGACGTCGTTGTCCCGATCCGGGACGTCTACCCCCGGCTCTACCAAAGGCAGCTTCGACGGCACTGACGTGGTCCAGCAGTACGAGCCGGAGGACCGCCGCCCGCTGACTCGCTTCACTGCGTCACTCTTGGACGGGAGCCAGTTCGACAGCGATGACCTGCTCGGTCGCCCGGCGGTGGTCAACGTGTGGGGTTCGTGGTGCGGGCCGTGCCGGGCCGAGGCGCCGGCCCTCGCCCGGGTCGCGCGCGACTTAGAGGGTCGGGTCCGCTTCCTCGGGCTCAACGTCCGCGACAGTCCCGACGCGGCGCGCGCGTTCGAGCGTGCCTTTGAGGTCCCCTACCCAAGCGTGCACCCGGACGACAGTGCCCGTGCGATCCTCGCTTTCGGAGGCGCCCTCACCGCCACGGCCGTGCCCACGACGGTCGTGCTCGACAGCGACGGCCGAATCGCCGCGCGAGTCGTGGGCCAGGTGGACTACTCCACCTTGAGCGGTCTCGTCACCGACGTGCTCGAGCTGCCCACCGGGCCTGCCAACGGATCGAAGCGCTGA